From one Desmospora activa DSM 45169 genomic stretch:
- a CDS encoding complex I subunit 4 family protein, producing MMEGLLQTLPTWIIFSPLFGVLVLLFLPRAQTAWLRGVGVAATVPPLLLAVLMAIRFDVTIATVQFQQKITWFSIPIQQGVGLDFHYHLGVDGLSLPLVVLTAIIAVLAAIASALYIRERLKGYFTVFLLLEVGMMGVFMARDLFLFFLFFEVTLVTLFFLIGIWGAVYRERAANQFLLYNGVGSALMLLGFIGLLFLFQTLDLEQLRQMSANPELGLVMEQDPIIRNLVWTVFLALVIAFGIKLPIFPFHSWMLRVHTEAPPAVVMVHSGVLLKMGAYGLIRFGVDLFPAQVVAIAPWLGLLGVINILYGAVLAFVQTDLKRVLAFSSVSHMGIILLGIAALNDIGLQGAVFQAVSHGFISALLFFFIGALYQRTRTTDIRELGGLSRSVPVLSGIFLAGGLALLGLPGMSGFIAEFQAFLGFFSPFPVLAAIGVIGLILTAVYTLRAVMQINFGPISERWASLSDLKAKEAAPMLVMLGLIMLIGVWPAVLGDPMQTTIQTIVSKIGG from the coding sequence ATGATGGAAGGATTGCTACAAACCTTACCGACGTGGATCATCTTCTCCCCGCTTTTCGGTGTGTTGGTGTTGCTATTTCTCCCGCGCGCACAGACGGCTTGGCTGCGTGGAGTCGGTGTAGCGGCTACTGTTCCGCCGTTGCTGTTGGCCGTCCTGATGGCGATTCGATTTGATGTGACGATAGCCACTGTGCAATTTCAGCAAAAAATCACCTGGTTTTCGATCCCGATTCAGCAGGGAGTAGGGCTGGACTTTCATTATCATCTGGGAGTAGACGGACTCTCGCTGCCGTTGGTGGTCCTAACCGCCATCATTGCCGTCCTAGCTGCTATCGCCTCCGCGTTGTACATACGAGAACGATTAAAGGGATACTTTACCGTCTTTCTACTGCTGGAGGTAGGGATGATGGGGGTTTTCATGGCCCGTGATCTGTTTCTCTTTTTCCTCTTTTTTGAGGTGACATTGGTAACGCTCTTCTTTTTAATCGGAATCTGGGGAGCGGTTTACCGCGAGCGGGCGGCCAATCAGTTTTTGCTCTACAACGGCGTGGGATCGGCTTTGATGTTGCTGGGATTTATCGGGTTGCTGTTTCTGTTTCAGACGCTTGATCTGGAACAATTGCGGCAGATGAGCGCCAATCCCGAGCTGGGCCTGGTGATGGAACAAGACCCGATTATTCGTAATTTAGTGTGGACAGTTTTTCTCGCTTTGGTGATCGCCTTTGGGATTAAGCTGCCGATTTTTCCTTTTCATAGCTGGATGCTACGGGTGCATACGGAGGCACCACCAGCGGTGGTCATGGTTCACTCTGGTGTGTTGCTGAAGATGGGGGCCTACGGGTTAATCCGCTTTGGAGTTGACCTTTTTCCCGCTCAGGTGGTTGCTATCGCCCCATGGCTGGGACTTTTGGGTGTGATCAATATTTTGTACGGAGCGGTGCTCGCCTTTGTCCAGACCGATCTTAAGCGGGTGTTGGCCTTCTCCAGTGTCAGCCATATGGGTATTATCCTGTTGGGGATCGCTGCCCTCAATGATATCGGTTTGCAGGGCGCCGTCTTTCAGGCGGTTTCCCATGGGTTTATCTCTGCGCTGCTGTTCTTCTTTATCGGGGCGTTATACCAGCGCACTCGCACCACTGATATCCGGGAGTTAGGCGGCTTGTCCCGGTCTGTGCCGGTATTGTCCGGGATCTTTTTAGCCGGGGGGCTGGCGCTGTTGGGCTTGCCGGGAATGTCCGGCTTTATTGCTGAGTTTCAGGCCTTTCTCGGCTTCTTTTCACCATTTCCGGTACTGGCTGCTATCGGTGTAATCGGATTGATCTTGACTGCGGTCTATACCTTGCGTGCCGTGATGCAAATCAATTTTGGCCCGATTTCGGAGCGGTGGGCATCTCTATCGGATTTAAAAGCAAAAGAAGCGGCACCCATGTTGGTCATGCTGGGACTGATCATGCTGATCGGCGTCTGGCCGGCGGTGTTGGGAGATCCGATGCAGACCACCATACAAACAATCGTGTCCAAGATAGGAGGGTAG
- the nuoL gene encoding NADH-quinone oxidoreductase subunit L yields the protein MIAYVWYIPLFPLVAFLLLLAGRTRWSESWAAVIGSLAAFGSLVVSLFILWRSIGVTETALATWEWLRVGEAVIPFGVEVTPLVAMMLVVVSLVSLLVQVYAKSYMAGDERVPTFYAYLSLFTFSMLGLVLSPNLVQLYIFWELVGVCSFLLIGFWYWKPAAKAAAKKAFIVTRIGDVGLFVAIVLLFWQTGSFELGPIFAAVQSGGVDTAVLPWIAILLFVGAIGKSGQFPLHTWLPDAMEGPTPVSALIHAATMVAAGVFLVARTFPLFEASPLALDTVAYVGAFTAIFAASIALVQNDIKRILAYSTVSQLGYMMLALGAAGYTAGVFHLMTHAFFKALLFLAAGAVITVLHHEQDIRRMGGLWQTHRGLGWLFLIGCLALAGIPPFSGFFSKEKVLLSAYADGRFGVLALGMVAAFFTAFYLFRLFFLVFFGEQKGEADKKVPAGMVWPMAVLAVLSVGSGFVEFPTHAFSQWLTTGTGLEASAVAAPWWLPLVTVLLAVGGIALAWAMYDRGQINPERVAGAAPWAHRVLLQKYGVDEAYDAAIVRPYRGLGVLLSWFDRWVIQGLVGLATAVMRGLGRLGAALQTGQFQTYVLVSVIGLVILMVSLTAGRLFE from the coding sequence ATGATTGCGTATGTGTGGTACATACCCCTCTTTCCCTTGGTGGCATTTTTGTTGCTGTTAGCGGGACGAACGCGCTGGAGCGAAAGCTGGGCCGCTGTGATCGGAAGCCTAGCGGCCTTCGGCTCTCTCGTCGTTTCGCTGTTCATCCTGTGGCGAAGCATAGGAGTGACAGAGACGGCCTTGGCCACCTGGGAATGGTTGCGAGTGGGGGAAGCCGTTATCCCCTTTGGAGTGGAGGTTACCCCGCTCGTCGCCATGATGTTGGTCGTTGTCAGTTTGGTTAGTTTGCTTGTGCAGGTGTACGCCAAAAGCTACATGGCAGGTGACGAACGGGTACCGACCTTTTACGCCTATCTCTCCCTGTTTACCTTTTCCATGTTGGGTTTGGTTCTCTCCCCCAACTTGGTACAGCTGTATATATTTTGGGAGCTGGTCGGTGTCTGCTCATTCCTGTTGATCGGTTTTTGGTACTGGAAGCCGGCGGCAAAAGCGGCGGCCAAAAAGGCGTTTATCGTTACCCGCATCGGTGATGTTGGTCTGTTTGTCGCCATTGTTCTCCTCTTTTGGCAAACGGGCAGCTTTGAACTGGGACCCATCTTTGCAGCGGTCCAATCCGGCGGTGTAGATACGGCTGTGCTGCCGTGGATCGCGATTTTACTCTTTGTGGGAGCGATCGGAAAATCGGGACAATTTCCGTTGCACACATGGTTGCCCGATGCGATGGAGGGACCTACTCCAGTCAGTGCCTTGATTCATGCAGCAACGATGGTAGCGGCTGGGGTGTTTTTAGTGGCACGGACATTTCCATTGTTTGAAGCATCCCCTCTCGCCCTGGACACGGTTGCCTACGTTGGAGCGTTTACCGCTATTTTTGCCGCTTCCATCGCTCTAGTGCAAAACGATATCAAACGGATCTTGGCCTATTCCACCGTCAGTCAGCTGGGTTATATGATGTTGGCGCTAGGGGCGGCAGGATATACAGCCGGTGTCTTTCATCTGATGACCCACGCCTTTTTTAAAGCGTTGCTGTTTTTGGCGGCGGGTGCGGTGATCACGGTATTGCATCACGAACAGGATATCCGGCGGATGGGTGGCTTGTGGCAGACCCATCGCGGGCTGGGGTGGCTGTTTTTGATCGGCTGTCTGGCTTTGGCGGGCATTCCCCCTTTTAGCGGCTTCTTTTCCAAGGAAAAGGTGTTGCTCAGCGCATATGCTGACGGACGGTTCGGAGTATTGGCTTTAGGAATGGTCGCTGCCTTCTTTACCGCCTTTTATCTGTTTCGTCTGTTTTTCCTCGTCTTCTTCGGTGAGCAAAAGGGAGAAGCGGACAAAAAAGTACCGGCGGGAATGGTGTGGCCAATGGCGGTGTTGGCAGTTCTCTCCGTCGGCTCCGGTTTTGTGGAGTTTCCTACTCACGCTTTCTCACAATGGCTGACAACCGGGACAGGATTGGAGGCATCTGCCGTCGCTGCTCCCTGGTGGCTGCCGTTGGTAACGGTTTTGCTCGCTGTGGGCGGCATTGCTCTCGCCTGGGCGATGTACGACCGCGGTCAGATTAATCCGGAGCGAGTGGCTGGAGCGGCTCCCTGGGCACATCGGGTGTTACTGCAAAAATACGGAGTAGATGAAGCTTATGATGCGGCGATTGTTCGTCCTTACCGGGGGCTAGGGGTACTTCTTTCTTGGTTTGATCGGTGGGTGATCCAGGGTCTGGTCGGATTGGCCACCGCCGTGATGCGCGGTCTGGGCCGCTTGGGTGCCGCTCTACAAACAGGTCAATTTCAAACCTATGTGTTGGTTAGTGTGATCGGGTTGGTCATCCTGATGGTTAGCTTGACTGCGGGGAGGTTGTTTGAATGA
- the nuoK gene encoding NADH-quinone oxidoreductase subunit NuoK, with protein MPVTSYLALGAILFCLGLYGVMTKRNAVIVLFSIELMLNAANINLVAFSKYGLYANQMGQVFGLFTITIAAAEAAVGIAILFALYQHRQTVSVDRYNTLKG; from the coding sequence ATGCCGGTCACATCGTATCTCGCTTTGGGAGCGATTCTCTTCTGCCTCGGTTTATACGGGGTGATGACAAAACGAAATGCAGTTATCGTCCTCTTTTCGATTGAATTGATGCTAAATGCCGCTAATATTAATCTGGTGGCGTTCTCCAAGTATGGATTATACGCCAATCAGATGGGGCAGGTTTTCGGTTTGTTTACCATTACGATCGCGGCTGCGGAGGCGGCGGTGGGGATCGCTATTCTGTTTGCGCTCTATCAGCACCGACAGACGGTGAGTGTGGATCGCTACAATACGTTAAAAGGGTAA
- a CDS encoding NADH-quinone oxidoreductase subunit J, whose product MEWNGEFIAFFVLSVLAIGGAVFMINFTRVVHMALALACTFLSIAGIYVTLHAEFLAMVQVLIYTGAVTILMLFGIMLTSRQGQEKEGNPWREAFSFIGVAAFFGVLMWAIYQTPFSGETGPVDSYTVAQLGETVFKKYVIPFEVTSVLLLVALVGAIILAKKESKS is encoded by the coding sequence ATGGAGTGGAACGGCGAGTTTATCGCCTTCTTTGTATTGTCTGTTTTGGCCATCGGCGGTGCTGTCTTTATGATCAACTTTACCCGGGTAGTGCATATGGCTTTAGCCCTGGCATGTACCTTTCTCAGCATCGCCGGGATCTATGTCACATTGCATGCGGAGTTTTTGGCCATGGTGCAGGTGTTGATCTACACAGGTGCGGTTACCATCCTGATGCTGTTCGGCATTATGCTGACCAGCCGCCAAGGGCAGGAAAAGGAAGGGAATCCCTGGCGGGAAGCGTTTAGCTTTATCGGTGTGGCGGCCTTTTTTGGGGTGTTGATGTGGGCGATCTACCAGACACCCTTCTCTGGTGAAACCGGCCCGGTGGATTCATACACCGTGGCCCAGTTGGGAGAGACGGTATTTAAAAAGTATGTGATTCCCTTTGAGGTGACATCTGTCCTCCTGCTGGTGGCATTGGTGGGGGCGATCATCTTGGCGAAAAAGGAGTCGAAGTCCTAA
- the nuoI gene encoding NADH-quinone oxidoreductase subunit NuoI: MMGLIKGMGVTLKTMTRKKVTHRYPDEPIPMPDRFRGIQHFDPEKCVVCNQCARVCPTDCITLTGRKHPDPGKRGKIIDTFDINFEICILCDLCTEVCPTEAIVMTQNFELATYSRDDLYKNMEWLHENNTNIRGGPQ, translated from the coding sequence ATGATGGGTCTGATCAAAGGGATGGGTGTCACACTAAAAACGATGACCCGTAAAAAAGTGACCCACCGCTACCCGGATGAGCCGATTCCAATGCCTGATCGCTTTCGGGGAATTCAGCACTTTGATCCGGAAAAATGCGTCGTCTGCAATCAATGTGCACGGGTTTGCCCCACAGATTGCATTACGCTGACAGGTCGAAAGCACCCCGATCCCGGTAAGCGCGGGAAGATTATTGACACCTTTGACATCAACTTTGAAATTTGCATCCTATGTGATCTGTGTACCGAAGTGTGTCCCACCGAAGCGATTGTGATGACGCAAAACTTCGAATTGGCCACCTATAGCCGCGACGACTTGTACAAAAATATGGAGTGGCTGCACGAAAACAATACCAATATTCGGGGGGGACCGCAGTGA
- the nuoH gene encoding NADH-quinone oxidoreductase subunit NuoH: MTTWMVLGPALLMAVVLGFVTYAILFERKVLGWMQGRIGPNRVGPWGILQTVADILKLLLKEDIIPERADRTLFRIAPVIAFVPSFVVLAVIPFTDRWLFADIGVGLLYYLALSSITTIGMLAGGWASNNKYALLGSMRSAAQMISYEIPLVMSVVGVIMAAGTLNLVEIVQAQEQVWFILPQILGFAVFFVASLAELNRTPFDLPEAESELVAGYHVEYTGFRFAFFMLAEYVYVFAMAALTTVLFLGGWNPLFDLTFIPPILWFILKFLLIVFLLIWIRGTMPRMRVDQLMEMGWKVLLPLALVNIFLSAVLKEVPVIGQFY; encoded by the coding sequence ATGACCACATGGATGGTATTGGGCCCCGCACTATTAATGGCGGTGGTGCTCGGATTTGTCACTTATGCCATCCTGTTTGAACGGAAAGTGCTCGGCTGGATGCAGGGTCGGATCGGTCCCAATCGCGTAGGACCGTGGGGGATACTACAAACAGTGGCGGATATTTTGAAGCTGCTGTTGAAGGAAGACATCATTCCGGAGCGAGCGGACCGAACGTTGTTCCGAATTGCCCCAGTGATCGCATTTGTCCCCTCCTTTGTCGTATTGGCGGTGATTCCCTTTACCGATCGCTGGTTGTTTGCCGATATCGGAGTGGGATTGCTTTACTATTTGGCGCTTTCAAGCATAACCACCATCGGGATGTTGGCGGGGGGATGGGCTTCCAACAACAAATACGCCTTGCTGGGGTCAATGCGGTCAGCGGCGCAGATGATCAGCTATGAGATTCCGCTGGTGATGTCTGTAGTCGGGGTGATCATGGCGGCGGGTACCTTAAATCTGGTGGAAATTGTACAGGCGCAAGAGCAGGTCTGGTTTATCCTTCCCCAGATCCTTGGCTTTGCCGTCTTCTTCGTCGCTTCTCTGGCTGAATTAAACCGGACACCCTTTGATCTGCCGGAAGCGGAATCGGAGCTGGTGGCGGGATATCATGTGGAATATACCGGGTTTCGTTTCGCCTTCTTTATGCTAGCGGAGTATGTCTATGTTTTTGCCATGGCCGCTTTAACCACCGTCCTCTTTTTAGGCGGATGGAATCCTTTGTTCGATCTTACCTTTATTCCGCCGATCCTCTGGTTTATCCTGAAGTTCCTTTTGATCGTCTTTTTGTTGATCTGGATTCGAGGGACGATGCCGCGGATGCGGGTGGATCAATTGATGGAGATGGGCTGGAAAGTGCTTCTGCCCCTTGCTCTCGTCAATATCTTTTTATCCGCCGTTTTAAAGGAAGTACCTGTGATCGGACAGTTTTATTGA
- a CDS encoding NADH-quinone oxidoreductase subunit C, which yields MKDQPKDEKPVPKASDNTEEKQPPRRAVANETQAEKGKGDEEKTADSAVERTAQAAAKAKAKAVHKRPVDKKKAKEQEPLVPSPKQPQLDEIIEIIGAEVGEGALKEGLINRPSRHMPTLVVEVDRWLELARLLRHDSRLSFDYLQNLSGVDYETHLEVVLHLYSMEHRRELAVRVQVDRDRSEAPSVTAIWPAANWNEREVYDLLGIRFSGHPNLGRILLPDDWVGHPLRKDYEPYDGEV from the coding sequence GTGAAGGATCAGCCCAAAGATGAAAAGCCTGTGCCAAAGGCGAGCGACAACACAGAGGAAAAGCAACCTCCTAGGCGTGCAGTTGCAAACGAGACACAAGCGGAAAAGGGTAAGGGCGATGAGGAGAAAACTGCGGACTCCGCGGTTGAGCGGACAGCCCAGGCCGCTGCTAAGGCAAAAGCGAAGGCGGTTCATAAGCGTCCTGTCGATAAAAAGAAAGCGAAAGAGCAGGAGCCGCTGGTACCTTCGCCGAAGCAGCCGCAGCTGGATGAAATAATAGAAATCATCGGAGCTGAAGTGGGAGAAGGTGCGTTAAAAGAAGGGTTGATCAACCGGCCCAGCCGCCATATGCCCACTTTGGTAGTGGAAGTAGACCGTTGGTTGGAACTGGCTCGATTATTGCGGCATGATTCCCGCCTTTCCTTTGATTACTTACAAAACCTATCGGGAGTCGATTATGAGACCCATCTGGAGGTGGTGCTTCACCTCTACTCGATGGAACACCGCCGTGAATTGGCCGTCCGGGTCCAGGTGGATCGTGATCGCTCCGAGGCACCGTCGGTCACCGCGATTTGGCCCGCCGCCAATTGGAATGAGCGGGAAGTATATGATCTGTTGGGCATCCGCTTCAGCGGCCACCCCAATCTGGGCCGCATCCTATTGCCTGACGACTGGGTGGGCCATCCGCTGCGAAAAGATTATGAACCCTATGACGGGGAGGTCTGA
- a CDS encoding NuoB/complex I 20 kDa subunit family protein, which produces MVMKLEEWTPAEQAELNRNVLTTTLDNVKAWARSNSMWPMTFGLACCAIEMMGTGAAHYDLDRFGSFFRASPRQSDVMIVAGTVTKKMAPLLRRLYDQMPEPKWVIAMGSCATAGGPYVKSYAVVKGVDQVVPVDVYIPGCPPNPAALIYGIHKLQEKIRYEARTGEKVTDR; this is translated from the coding sequence ATGGTCATGAAATTGGAAGAATGGACACCGGCGGAGCAAGCGGAGCTCAATCGCAATGTATTGACCACTACCCTGGATAACGTCAAAGCCTGGGCCCGCAGCAACTCGATGTGGCCTATGACTTTTGGGTTGGCTTGTTGTGCCATTGAAATGATGGGAACAGGGGCAGCCCACTATGACTTGGACCGGTTTGGTTCGTTTTTTCGCGCCTCCCCTCGTCAGTCAGATGTGATGATCGTCGCCGGGACGGTTACCAAAAAGATGGCTCCCCTGTTGCGACGGCTGTATGACCAGATGCCGGAGCCAAAATGGGTGATCGCCATGGGCTCTTGTGCGACCGCTGGCGGACCTTATGTGAAGTCGTATGCCGTGGTGAAAGGGGTGGATCAGGTGGTTCCCGTCGATGTGTATATCCCCGGCTGTCCGCCCAACCCCGCTGCATTGATCTACGGCATTCACAAATTGCAGGAAAAGATCCGCTATGAGGCCAGAACAGGGGAGAAGGTGACGGACCGGTGA
- a CDS encoding NADH-quinone oxidoreductase subunit A, producing MDYTESYVTIVVFVLLGLALPVVALTMGRLLRPYQPSAAKTITYESGVDPTGGGWVQYNVRYYLFALLFVVFDVEAVFLYPWAVAYDSLRADVGLFILVEMLIFVFFLLIGLLYAWKKKVLEWS from the coding sequence ATGGATTATACAGAAAGTTATGTCACGATCGTCGTTTTTGTCCTGTTGGGATTGGCCTTGCCAGTGGTTGCGCTCACTATGGGCCGACTGCTGCGTCCGTATCAACCATCCGCTGCCAAGACGATCACCTATGAAAGCGGAGTGGACCCCACCGGTGGAGGCTGGGTTCAGTACAATGTGCGCTACTATTTGTTTGCGCTTCTTTTTGTTGTCTTCGATGTGGAGGCGGTCTTTCTTTATCCTTGGGCCGTAGCCTATGATAGCCTGCGCGCCGATGTGGGACTGTTTATCTTGGTGGAGATGTTGATCTTTGTCTTCTTCTTACTGATCGGACTTCTGTACGCTTGGAAAAAGAAGGTGTTGGAATGGTCATGA